The Chryseobacterium phocaeense genome includes the window AAGAGTTTCATGCTGACTACCACCTGATTTGAGAATACATATTTTCCGATTCCTACTTTGAAATAGCGTACTTTGGGAACAATGGCAAAATCAGCGTCGTTATTGACACAGTAATCAGTGATGGTTTGTTTTTCCACACTGTCGAATGGAATCTGGACTTCCGCTCTGAGCATCTTATTTTTTCTGGAGCTGAAATTATCCGAAACCGCACTGAAAAAAGCCTGGTTCGTAGGCTCCTTAATTTCTTCAATATCCGGCTCTACCTCAGGATTGAAGTATAGGATCTTTTTTACCTTATGGTCTGTATTTTTCTGTGCTTTTACAGAGACAAAGCCCACTAATAAAAAAGTACTGACTGCTGTAAAGAATATAATTTTTCTCATTTGTAATTCGTATGCAAAATTACTGCCTTTTCACTGGATCACATACATTTTATTAAGAAATTTTTAACATTTTTTTCTATCAAATTTGATACATGAAATCAATAATGTTTTGCAGAATAGAAAAATAGTTGTAATTTTGCAGCCGTTACATAATAATCATTAAACAATATTGGAATGTACTTAACAACAGAAAAAAAGCAGGAAATTTTCTCAAAACACGGGAAATCTGCAACAGACACAGGAAGTGCTGAAGGACAAGTTGCACTTTTCACTTACAGAATCAACCATTTATCTCAACACTTAAAGTCTAACCGTCACGATTTTGCAACGGAAAGATCTTTGGTTAAATTGGTAGGTAAAAGAAAAAGTTTACTAGATTACCTTAAAAATAAGGATATCGAAAGATACAGAGCGATCATCGCTGAACTAGGTTTAAGAAAATAATCTATAAAGATTGTCAAGATAAAGCAGTTTCGAAAGAAGCTGCTTTTTTTATAACCGGAATTTTAAACCACAAAAGACGCAAAAGTTTTTTAACACTTAAGTGATTTGAGGTTTTAAAGTTACAATGCAGAGAAATTCACTTAAGTTTAGA containing:
- a CDS encoding pyruvate decarboxylase — translated: MRKIIFFTAVSTFLLVGFVSVKAQKNTDHKVKKILYFNPEVEPDIEEIKEPTNQAFFSAVSDNFSSRKNKMLRAEVQIPFDSVEKQTITDYCVNNDADFAIVPKVRYFKVGIGKYVFSNQVVVSMKLFDAGGNLVTETDYDTYRKNMRLLGSTENSIKIGTDGAIKGILKKLRKLKSWTEGEL
- the rpsO gene encoding 30S ribosomal protein S15, whose amino-acid sequence is MYLTTEKKQEIFSKHGKSATDTGSAEGQVALFTYRINHLSQHLKSNRHDFATERSLVKLVGKRKSLLDYLKNKDIERYRAIIAELGLRK